The DNA region CGCCTTCACCTTCTTCTTCAATATCCTAGAAGGTTTTCAGAGCGATGCCGCTGAAGAAATATGCAAATCGTAATCCTCATTCAAACAAAGCACACAGGTTAttacttttgaaaataattgaattgagtaattttttggTGGATTCGAGTTACCTGTTAGACGAGAAGGAAttagaaaagacaaaaattaaaaaccctaacctTTCgctaaaaaaaacaaaaattaattgcCGATATTCGGCCAATCAGCAAAATACGGGTATTCTCTATGTATACAAATCCACATGGATAGCATGTACCTGTTTTTTTCGGTTTGCGAGGCATTCCATTTGAAGTTAATTATCACACATTTTGacctaatattattattattttattataattgtttgtaattagatatatttatgtaattggGAACCAGATATGATTGTCTGCCATTCATTGAATAGAGATATATCGTATGCTTCCATTCATAATCTAATAACCAAAACAAACAACCAATCACTCTACGTCAACAATAATACTCAATTCTTTATCATTAGTCTCTCACCTCACTTGCAgtcatatttattattgttttttcacaTAATAAAGCCGGGGAGACAATGTCAAAAGCAAAACCCCAAAACATGTAGAAGAGAATTCCACACTCTCCTCTTCACACGGTAACtttcttttccttatttatttatttatatataattacttacattttctttctctcactcaCTCCCActctttttgcttttctttaaattattaaattaatttttttgatttttgggaTTTGGGATCTGTAAGTCTCAGTTTTAGATAGATACCTAGTTTCATTTCCTTTCAAGagttcttttcttatttttgtttttatgtttggTTGTGAATTTCAGGCGagttttattttgattgattggTGTTAAAAGGAATGAGCAAAGCACGACCTCCGGAGCCTCTTGATTTCTTTATATGGACTGTCGAGGTAGTTCGTTTccttttttccatttctttgtTTGTTATCTTTAATGAGATCTCGATTGATGCTTTTGAATCATTTCCTATAGTTACAATACACCTTCCATTTAATTCTATCTTTTGGTGTTGGgattattgttaaatttgacTGCTGTTTTGACTGTGGTTTCAATATAGGATCaaggttgttttttttttttgtttgacttttggggcatttttgaatttatgttatttCATGATGATCGAGTTTTACAGTAGAACAGTTTTTCgtatttttttttacagttGATGATTTGTGTCTCTGTACTCTGTATGGACTCCAAACTCATGTTTAGTTGCATATATGGGATATtgatttgtaaatttttcaTGCTCAAGTTGGTCTGATCTTGTTGATGAAGATCATGGAGAAATCTTGTGAGTGAAGAGCCAAATTACAGTGTTTCAGTGCAGAAGTTTTATGTGTGTGTGAGGCTGTGCAGTGCatgtttcaattttcatttatgtCCATTTTCACTCCTTGTCTTCAACTATTGTGTTGGTTAGCACATGAAAAGAAAGGTAGCTTTATTACTTTTCTCTAGCAGAATTCACGAAGTATGTGAGATGAATATTTACAAATGAACCAATTTCGAAAAGAAGCACACTAACATTGCATCTGTTATACGGATTTTTGATTGCATATTGAGGCATATAATATCAGCTATAAGGATATTCTTATTGCTGTAGATTTGACAAAGAGGGATATCATgtttttttctatcttttggTTATAAAGATCCATGGAGTGTTTTCTTGTAAACAAGGTAGGCTGTTCGAATGGAGTTTGCTGTTATTTATAGTACGAACTTGATGTGTTAATGATTCTATTACTTGTTTGTGAGTTCTCTGAGGACCAACCTTTTTGTGTAAACCAAATACCAAAATATAACATTAAGCATAACTTAGCCAACCTGCTTGGAAGGACAGAATTACAGAAAGTGACTATTGGACATGTATGATTTACTATGTTTTTAAGGACAGACAGTGACTATGATTTATAGAAGGATATTGGGTTTAATGTCCTGCCTTCCGCCTTTCAGGATGTTGGTTTATGGTTGGAAGAGATAAATCTTGGTGGCTATCgccagattttcaaagaaaatggtgTCAATGGAGAATACCTGGAGGGCATGTCCATGTTCACAACCGAACAAATTCTTCGGTTTATACGGCGGTGCCATATGAAGTGGGGAGACTTCATCACACTCTGTAAGGAACTCAGACGAATAAAAGGTTTGATCTATTTATCTTTCTCCCTCTTTTTTTCGCAAAAATTTTGGccaattattacttttattgtaAAGTTAATATTGTGTTTAGGAAAACGACATGGGATTTATTTCCATTTATTATGTTTGTATCACCATGAAGCAGGTGTTTGAATTGCTGTATCATGAATTGCTGTAAAGTTCATATGGTTTTTGTTCATATAAAGAACAAACAACTTTTGGGCTGTCTCCAACAA from Mangifera indica cultivar Alphonso chromosome 8, CATAS_Mindica_2.1, whole genome shotgun sequence includes:
- the LOC123224498 gene encoding uncharacterized protein LOC123224498, with protein sequence MSKARPPEPLDFFIWTVEDVGLWLEEINLGGYRQIFKENGVNGEYLEGMSMFTTEQILRFIRRCHMKWGDFITLCKELRRIKVACLKGEQKVRRPWWAPSCLSVVFVKVAKRNRQSRVVSLKLEP